TTTGCTTTAGCATCTGCCGCCGCTTTTTCTTTCGCGGCCGCTTGTTTTTCTGCTTTAGCTTTCGCTGCTTTTTCAGCAGCTAACTTAGTAGCTTCAATTTTTGCTTTTGAATCAGCTTCCGCCTTTTCTTTAGCAGCTTTATCTGCCGCTAACTTATCTGCTTCTGCTTTAGCTTTCGCTTCAGCCTCTGCTTTTTCTTTATTTGCTTTCTCTGCTGCTAATTTTTCTGCTTCTGCTTTAGCTTTTGCGTCCGCTTGTTCTTTTTCTTTGGCTGCTTTCTCAGCTGCTAACTTATCTGCTTCTGCTTTGGCTTCCGCCTCTGCTTTTTCTTTGGCTGCTTTCTCAGCTGCTAACTTATCTGCTTCCGCTTTAGCCTTTGCTTCTGCCTCTGCTTTTTCTTTGGCAGCTTTATCTGCTGCTAATTTTGCAGCCTCCGCTTCTTTAGCTTTGACTGCCGCGTCTGCTTCTGCTTTAGCTTTTGCGTCCGCTTGTTCTTTTTCTTTGGCTGCTTTCTCAGCTGCTAACTTATCTGCTTCCGCTTTAGCCTTGGCTTCAGCCTCTGCTTTTTCCTTGGTTGCTTTCTCTGCTACTAACTTATCTGCTTCTGCTTTAGCCTTGGCTTCCGCTTCTGCTTTTTCTTTATTTGCTTTTTCTGCTGCTAACTTATCTGCTTCTGTTTTAGCTTTTGCTTCCGCTTCTTCCTTTTCTTTAGCAGCTTTATCTGCGGCTAATTTTTCTGCTTCCGCTTTAGCCTTCGCATCAGCCTCTGCTTTTTCTTTATTTGCTTTTTCTGCTGCTAACTTATCTGCTTCCGCTTTAGCCTTTGCTTCTGCCTCTGCTTTTTCTTTGGCAGCTTTATCTGCGGCTAATTTTTCTGCTTCCGCTTTAGCCTTCGCATCAGCCTCTGCTTTTTCTTTGGCTGCTTTTTCTGCGGCTAATTTTTCTGCTTCCGCTTTAGCCTTCGCATCAGCCTCTGCTTTTTCTTTATTTGCTTTTTCTGCGGCTAATTTTTCTGCTTCTGCTTTAGCCTTTGCTTCAGCCTCTGCTTTTTCTTTGGCTGCTTTTTCTGCGGCTAATTTTTCTGCTTCTGCTTTAGCCTTGGCTTCAGCCTCCGCTTTTTCTTTAGCTGCTTTTTCTGCTGCTAACTTTTCTGCTTCTGCTTTAGCCTTTGCTTCTGCCTCTGCTTTTTCTTTGGCTGCTTTTTCTGCTGCTAACTTATCTGCTTCCGCTTTAGCCTTTGCTTCTGCCTCTGCTTTTTCTTTGGCTGCTTTCTCTGCTGCTAATTTTTCTGCTTCTGCTTTAGCCTTGGCTTCAGCCTCTGCTTTTTCTTTGGCTGCTTTCTCTGCTGCTAATTTTTCTGCTTCTGCTTTAGCCTTTGCTTCTGCCTCTGCTTTTTCTTTGGCTGCTTTTTCTGCTGCTAACTTATCTGCTTCCGCTTTAGCCTTTGCTTCTGCCTCTGCTTTTTCTTTAGCTGCTTTCTCTGCTGCTAATTTTTCTGCTTCTGCTTTAGCCTTTGCTTCTGCCTCTGCTTTTTCTTTGGCTGCTTTCTCTGCTGCTAATTTTTCTGCTTCTGCTTTAGCCTTTGCTTCTGCCTCTGCTTTTTCTTTGGCTGCTTTTTCTGCTGCTAACTTATCTGCTTCCGCTTTAGCCTTTGCTTCTGCCTCTGCTTTTTCATTCACACATTTAAGCGCAATGGCTAACTTTTCTTTGGCTTGCGGTTCGTCAGGTAATAATGCAAGCGCCTCTTCATATTTTTGTTTTGCTCCTACACAATCGTTTTTTGCTGCTAAACCATCACCTGTTTTAATCAAACCTTTATATTTTTCTACTAAAGCAATTTCTGCTTGACGTATTGCCGACAAAGCCGATAAGTTTTGATTCGTGTAAGCTTCATCGTCGGAAAACTTTTTTTTGTTTGCAAAATAAATAATTTGAGTTAAGGGTTGATTCAAAGCGGAGTAATTTATAGTTGGATAGGGTTTTGACATGGTAACACCTTCAATGTGAATTTCCGGTTTAAAATTTTCCTTAGTTTTATCAGCCGGAACATTTCGAGTATCTACTCTGAATCTTTTGGTATTGCATCCGGGATAGGTTACTACTACTAAAAAATCGCCATCGGCCGGCACATCTATGGTGAAATTCCCTCTGCCATCACTCAGGGTTGTTTTTACATTACTTCCTCCTTTAGTTAAGGCAATATTTGCACCTGCTAATGGTTTTCCGTCCTTTTCTACATTACTTTCAAATTTTAAAGTCCAGTCAGGTTGGGATAAGCCAATGAAAAATGTAAACTGGATAAAAAATAATATTAAGCTCCTCATAATTTTTTCTGATTTTATTTTATCTGCTGTTCTAGTAATTCAATTCTTGTTTTTAGGTTTAATATTTCATTTTCTAAATGATTAATCTTCTCTTCCATGGATTGCGTTTCATTTGAATTGTTTTGAGCCGGTATTGAATCTTGTTGATCTGGCGTATGACCAAATAAATGAATAAATCGTCTTTCCTTTTGTCCTGCTTTTCTGGGCAATTCCTGAACAAATAAATTATCATTTTGCATTAGAGAATCTATCGTTTCAATAACAGCGTCTAAAGAACCGAAATCATAAATTCTTCCTGAGTTGGTATTGATTTCCCCTGCTGTTTGTGGTCCTCTTAATAATAATACGCACAATGCAGCAAGTTGGCCATCGTGCATGGGAAATACGGTTGTTAGATTATGTTTGTATTTTATCGTTCTACTTCCTCCGCCAATTGCAGTTGAAACTAAGCTTATCCCTTTTAAACTATTTAATGCTTTTTGAACTTCGTCTTCGCTGAATTGAACAATAGGATTCCGAGATGATTTTTGATTACAGGCCAATGTAATACTATTCAATGTCATTGGGTAATAATCAGGGGTAGTTCTACTTTTTTCAATCAATGAACCCAATACTCTCTGTTCGACATTACTTAATTGGGGAATCTCCTTTTGCATTTATAATTTATTTTGGTTCTAGTAATTTAGTACATTCTTCAATTCTTTTTGTTGCGTAAGGATCGGCAGGTTTTATATTTAACGCATCTTCGTAACTCTGTTTAGCCTCTTTATATCTTTTGGTTTTAAAATAGGTGTCAGCTTTTTGGATATTTTCCTTATACATATCTTTTCCCAGTACTTGTGGAATTTTATATTTTGAGTTTCCTTTGTCCATCTCTGCATCATGTTCTTTCTTTTCCGTTTCATAGGCTAATCTTCTTTTCTCATCTTCTTCTTCCTGCGCTTTTCTTTTAGCCATCTTTTTTTCGTAATCTGCTTTCATTGCGGCTTCATCTTCTGCTTTTGATTTAGCTAATCCTTCTTTTTGTTTCCTGGCTTTTTCTTCATCGGCTTTCTTCTTGGCTAATTTTTTTTCATCTTCCGCGGTTTTTTCAACCGGAGGCTTACTTTTTAAAGACTGTTCTTTTTGTTTGGCTAATTTTTCCTGATTTTTTTGTTCGGCCGCTTTTTTATCTGCTTCTTGTTTTTCGGCTTTTGCTTTTTCTTTCGCTAATTTATCGGCTTCAGCCTGTTCCGCTTTTTTTTGCGCAGCTAATTTATCTGCTTCTTGTTTTTCTACTTTTTTTTGTGCGGCTAACTTTTCAGCTTCTTCTTTAGCCTTAGCAGCTTCCTCTTTTTTAGCTTGTTCAGCTAATGCAGCTTCTTCTGCTTTTTTCTTTCTTTCTTCAATCTCTTTTAGACAATCTCCAACTTTGGCTAACTGTTCAATGGGATATTGTTCTCCG
This window of the Sphingobacteriaceae bacterium genome carries:
- a CDS encoding YceH family protein, which translates into the protein MQKEIPQLSNVEQRVLGSLIEKSRTTPDYYPMTLNSITLACNQKSSRNPIVQFSEDEVQKALNSLKGISLVSTAIGGGSRTIKYKHNLTTVFPMHDGQLAALCVLLLRGPQTAGEINTNSGRIYDFGSLDAVIETIDSLMQNDNLFVQELPRKAGQKERRFIHLFGHTPDQQDSIPAQNNSNETQSMEEKINHLENEILNLKTRIELLEQQIK
- a CDS encoding carboxypeptidase regulatory-like domain-containing protein, producing the protein MRSLILFFIQFTFFIGLSQPDWTLKFESNVEKDGKPLAGANIALTKGGSNVKTTLSDGRGNFTIDVPADGDFLVVVTYPGCNTKRFRVDTRNVPADKTKENFKPEIHIEGVTMSKPYPTINYSALNQPLTQIIYFANKKKFSDDEAYTNQNLSALSAIRQAEIALVEKYKGLIKTGDGLAAKNDCVGAKQKYEEALALLPDEPQAKEKLAIALKCVNEKAEAEAKAKAEADKLAAEKAAKEKAEAEAKAKAEAEKLAAEKAAKEKAEAEAKAKAEAEKLAAEKAAKEKAEAEAKAKAEADKLAAEKAAKEKAEAEAKAKAEAEKLAAEKAAKEKAEAEAKAKAEAEKLAAEKAAKEKAEAEAKAKAEADKLAAEKAAKEKAEAEAKAKAEAEKLAAEKAAKEKAEAEAKAKAEAEKLAAEKAAKEKAEAEAKAKAEAEKLAAEKANKEKAEADAKAKAEAEKLAAEKAAKEKAEADAKAKAEAEKLAADKAAKEKAEAEAKAKAEADKLAAEKANKEKAEADAKAKAEAEKLAADKAAKEKEEAEAKAKTEADKLAAEKANKEKAEAEAKAKAEADKLVAEKATKEKAEAEAKAKAEADKLAAEKAAKEKEQADAKAKAEADAAVKAKEAEAAKLAADKAAKEKAEAEAKAKAEADKLAAEKAAKEKAEAEAKAEADKLAAEKAAKEKEQADAKAKAEAEKLAAEKANKEKAEAEAKAKAEADKLAADKAAKEKAEADSKAKIEATKLAAEKAAKAKAEKQAAAKEKAAADAKAKAEAEKLAAEKAAKEKEEADALAKAEAEKIAAEKAEAERKQKENSEGKILANESNPVLQGNIGKDEARKSIPTALGANKYKEHFTRGNELFKQKRYSEAKVSYEEALKSKPDDPAAKAKLTEVEKLISPK